The sequence below is a genomic window from Scophthalmus maximus strain ysfricsl-2021 chromosome 19, ASM2237912v1, whole genome shotgun sequence.
cggcggCGTTTAATGGCAGCGGGGCGGCTTGCCTTCTTGTAAACAGAGACTGTTGTCACGGGCCTTGCCTTAAATCTAAATCGGGCTCATGGGCGGCAGAGGGAATGCTTCTCCGGGAATTTGAAAAACAGGTGTCTAAGCTCGAGGATCTGCCTGCCAACGAGCGAGACCCAGTCCCCACGAAACCTGTCCGGCGCTCGTCCGTATCGCACGGAGACGCATTATTACCGAGAACATGTTGTACACGCACATGTACAACAGAGGCTGTTGTTGTGCGGCCTCGAGTGAAAGAGATGCACTTCCCTCTTGGGCAGAGTAGAACAAGGAGTgttctttatcattttttttgtgattgcaAATGTATTTTACTTCTTTTCCCACAACTTTTATGTCTCACGTGATTTATTTCTCTCGCCCGTTTGAGACCTTTTGTCCAAATGTGACTATTTTATGAAAGGGATAGAGCAGAGCCTTTAATGAAAAGTGTAGTTCTAATTCCCGCCAACAATTATCACATTGTTTGGTCAAAATACGCTAGAACTCTTCAATTATATTTCCCTTGAGCTTTTTAATCTGATCAAATTCAGCTGTGAGTGCTGTTTCAAAAACTGATTGTACACAGCACCAAAATTACACTTATCTATATTTGATCATATTCAAAGATACTGCGTgtaaagaggagcagcagagtagACCTGTTAAAAACAGACCACGTTCCACTGTTATGTCATTATATAATGCAAACGCTCAGTTTCATCACAATCAATATTGAGGCTATGACCTCAGGGGCTTGTAGCCCAGTTTAAAGagcaggtgttgttgttttttatacgTGCCCTAAAAATATAACTGATCTATTTCTCTTGTGAATATGAATTGACTCAGTTTGACCTCCAGTCTTTCATCACAAGACAAAAACCGaagttcctcttcttcttcttgtcctcagTGAAACTGGAACTACGAAGTCACGTCCCCCCCTGAACAAGCGGTCGAACGCGCTCCACACTCACCTGACACTTCGACAAACCCGTCTCTCGTCTTGATGTTTAATTCCTCTGGTTTGAAGCTGTGCACGTTCACGCACACCTTCCAgggctccccccccccggcggcggcggcggcggcggacgaggaggaggtggtggaggtgggcgAGCTCCGCGGGGACGACTCCCCGTACCGGCTGGTGTACAGCGCGGGGCCCCCCGTGGAGTGGCGCGGCGGGAAGCCCGTGCGTAAAGTGCTGCTGAACGGCGACGCGCCGAGGCGCGCGCCGAGGCGGCCCGGCCGAGCCCAGCCCGGCCAGTCCATCGCCAGGTCGTCGGGGAACGGGGACATCCCGAAGTCGTCCTCCATGAAGCGAGACGCGAGCTGGTCCCGGAACGGGGACTGGTCCCCGAACGGCGACTCTCCAAACGGGTCCCTGGGAAACCTCTGCCGGTTCCCCATAGTGTAGAAGTCTCCCTCTGCCATGTCCAGCCGAGTTCGGAGCCAGACAAAGAAAGAGGTTCACCAAAACCAccggtaaacaacaacaacaaaaagaagtttCCCCTTTAACTTTAAAATCAGAAACTCCCCACTTCAAAGACTTTATACGTCTTTCGGATTACGCGCATCACCGTTACGCAACCGGTCGCCTGTGgatccaacaacaacaagggtCCGAGGCGGACGCGAAGTTCCTTCAAGTGAAGTCGTCCAGTTCCTTCTGGCCGAGGCCTTTTATACCGGTTGTACAGTCTGAGTCTGTGCAGCGCAGGAGTCGGGAAAGTGCTGGGAGGGTCCGGCCAACtctcacactgcaaaaaatatccCCCCTCCGAATATGACATCTTTACATCTGCACAGTATGTAAAATAGGTTTGAACAAGAACTTCTCCAGCGttaattcactttttaaagtgtatatatatatatataaatatatcacattCATAAAACAGGTATGTGATAAGATTGTGATGAAGATTAAATGACTTGCTGGTGCTGACACTCTTTTTGCAGTGTAGAGGCAACAGCTGACCGAGAGACCAAACTGAGCCACAAGTCGCTCACGCACAGTTAAAGTTCGCTGCTCCTCCTGGTGACTCACCGGCTCTttaatagcacacacacacacacacacacacacacacgcacacacacacacacacgcacgcgcacacgcacgcgcgctgATGTCACAGCACGGAAACAACAGAACGCTAAGACGTTATGGCGCCAAATCAGGGTCAAAAGTTCAAGTTTTGCTCATGAACTCTGAAATATACATCGGTGTATTCCACctgaaataaattaatgatcttattcttttttttctttcttctgtcttcagTTTTGATTCCATGCTGGAAttcttttgaatgaaatgtttagttttatttttcactcccagaaatatttttagtttttgaagtgtttttttttttttacattttcaggttcagatccttttttgaaaaaaaaaaaaaagttgcaaatcatattttttaattacagaattttgtcttttcactttcAGATCGTAACttttctgtattaaaaaaaaagaccctgaTTTGTCTCCATAAGAAGTCATCTCTGAGAGTACCTCACCAAAGTTACTGTGGTAAACAAGTGTTTCCGGAACTTGAAGAGAAAACTGcgatggagtttttttttagattcagaACATGATTTTATTGAGCTTattctgaacacacacgtgtgaaaGGGGTTTCATGGCTTcatgggggggggaggggggggacaaTTCAATTTTCCAGGCGGCACATTATCACGACGTGAAGTTCACACTGACACGAGATAGAATGTGACAgcgtggaaaaaacaaacatttgccgCTGCAGTATATGCGCTCGTATGGAAACCAGGGGGGAGTGTGCATAAttcaacactgaaaacactggATCACTATTGCTGTATGACCTTGTTATTGTACTTATTAACATAACCAAAGACATGATCAGAGGGATTCTTAAACACAAAGACACCTAGAGTCCACTGATCGCCTCGTTTTCCCTTCATCACCGCTCAAAGCATCAAAATCCACACCGACATTTTTAACATCCAACGACGCCCAAAATCACATTCTGCAAATCATATAAtcacaccttctttttttttggggataaTCTGTACAGCGCAGATGCATATTTACACCAGAGTAATTACATATTCAAAATGATTATGCACAAGAACCGATGTACACTTTACATTGTGTGTGGTGAGGGACGTCGACCTGGGTGCCGGTCGAGACAGATTATCAACACGACCGCACAAATCATCCACCGGCACCTCGTCGACGCGAGACATCATCAGTTTATAGATTAGGACTTGAGTGCCgagaccccccctcccctttccagCATCGTATATTTCCCTCATTCGTCCAAATTTAGTTGACATTCAGGGAAATACGCTGAGAGTATAGTGAGTGCATAGAGAGCAGTCAGTCAGGCCAGGAGCGGCTACACAGACACCGTGATGGATTTGAAATGattgagaaatatatatatatatttagatatttagatatatatttatatctatatatatatataaaactctCTTACTTATACAGATTGGCAGTTTTTTAGGATTCAAACCCTGGAAGTCAGAGGCAGCCCCCGGAACCAACTCCAAAGAAGACGTTTGACATTTAGGGTAAAATGTGCCGATTTGCCTCCGTGCAGAGTTTAGATAAGACCCGTCCACCTAGCGGCCCCTTCGAGAGCCGAGACTGTTGTCAGACATCACGAGCCATTTCCCCGGAGGTCGCCTTTCACATATGCTGAGCGCGGACACATGTTTTCGGGAGAAGGTCTGGACTCCGGTGCTGGAATAACACATCGGGCTCCGTCTTACGCCCGCTGCAAAGCGGCACCAAACGCAAACGTGTCTTTGCCAGTTTGAGACCAACACAGTTGTCCTCTTCACCTCCAGCGGCCATGTTGTTTAAGTAGCCAATTGCTCTTGCGGCCATCTGAGCAGCCATGGGCGTGTCGATCAACTAAAATGAGGTCTGGTCGGGCAGAGTATCTGTTAGCGCATCGGTAATGTATCTTGAggcagtatttttattttaagggcaCGATATCTAGATGGAAATAGGAGAAATTCGCCATAGGCCGGGAAGGATCCACCCTTTGgatcctttgtttttctctggaaTGGAAGGATGAATTTGTTGGCCACGTTTGAAGGAGCCCTTGAACTGGGAATCCATAATTTAACTGAAGCAAAATAACCCCGAAGAAGACAGGTTTAGTAGTCCGACAAAACCACAACTTTTTGTTCAAACTAAATataacaacagattttttttttcaaccttcgACAGAGCCAGATTGGCCGTCTCCCTGTTTCCACACTTCATGCTAAGCTGAGCTCACGGCCTGCTGCCTGTAGCTTCAGACAGCAGCTCACTCTCGTCTGGTCctaatcttctcatctgacaCTTGGCAAGAAAAGCACATGAAGATATTTCCAAAAAGATGGGacaactttttgttttggtaaaagaacaaaaaggtcAGACGTGAAGCATCTTCTCTGACACTCTGGTTCTTTTGTACATCTGCTCACTGGGTGGGTTCTTCATGTGTGGGCTCGGCGCCAAAGGGAATAATtcaaaaccaaccaaaaaaataaattagcagTGTCATAATACCAGTGTTATAATAACTATGAACTGACCTGTGTTGCATAGAGAGATCGACCACTACCGAGAGGGACAACGAAgccaataaataataaataagcaATAAATATGTATCGTGCTGCACAATTCAAAACTTGACCTTCCCTTGTGATGCAGCtggagaacagaaacacactttgtatttgtgtttggcTGCAGCGTTGTAgctagaaaacattttttcaagtGAATCGAGGATCAATAAGTTCAGGCTCACTTTCAACATGAGCTTCAAAAtcagcaaataaacaaaacaacatacagAATAATAACTACAGCCCAAGATGTTCATTTCAGCTTTGGAatagataaatgttttttatatcatCTTTACCTTTAAGGATCCATTCCcccaaaataaattaataaccTATTATTTGTCAGGAGTTGCtaagaaaaaaactccattaACACATCTCCCCCCCGCCGTCGCCGGGGGGgactccattaaaaaaaatgtgtcaaataaaatCCTCCCTCTCTAGCGCCGTGCAATGTTTTCATCGCTCTCTGTTATGTTTCTGACTTTTCAATTGTGTCCCATTTGATCAGAGgataaattaatttgacatttgagccGCGCCCGCCGTCAGGCCACCGTTTCGTTTCATTTTTCAGCAGAAACACTTCGGTTCTCCTGCCTGTGAAGTGGCGAGATCGGAGCCATAAACCTTTTTCCTTATTCCTGATAACAGTTGGATGAAACGGCTCAGATGTTACATCAATATCTCAGAATCCAGGACATGAATACGTGACGTGGGACCATACATGTCCGATGTCCTGATAACGTTAAATTGAGTGGGATTTAAGCCTTTTTATTTaccatttaaaaataacaataaagtcTTAAAGAATTAATGTAAAAGAATAACCAAATGGGAAGTGCACAGACATGAATAAAGGGAACATAGTGTCTTGTTTGTTGTGTGCACTTTCTAACTGTAAATATGTCGGAGATGAACAGTCGCAGGCCGTTGCTATGTCGACAGGATGCAGAacgagaacaaaacaaacaaacaagtggacATTCAGTCTCCGGTGGCATCTGTGGGCAGAGTGAGCGAGGCTGCCTGAATGATCGCCCGCAGTCGGACCCCCTGCTGGGACAAGTATCCGCTCAAGCATCAAAGTGGAGCACGGAGACGCACACAGTCGATCGCTCCAACATCCGCCGTCCTCGCTCTGGAGTTGGAAACACGACTTTGGTCCCCCTAACGTTCCCTGGGGAAACCCTAACGCCTGGTTTTCTTGCGTTTGTTCGCCGGACCGCAGCTCCGGCTGCGACTGCGGGTCCCAAAGATTGAGTTAAAGGACGAGCTGCGACTGTAGCGACTGTAGGAGGAGTAACTTTGGCTccggctgcggctgcggctgatGCTGTGGATGGGGCTGCGACTGCGGCTGCGGGTGAAGAGGCTGCTCCAAGACGACACGCTGGTGGACCGGCTGCTGGAGGAAGGACTGGGACGAAAGTAAGGGATGGGTCGCTTCCTGGCACTGCGGAGAGcccaaagaaaaaaggaaagtgatgTGAAACGGATCAACATCTGTgtaaacatttgtttattttgactcaATCTTAGAGCTGCATCGATATGTGTAATATGcggtggagcatttagcagcttaAAGGGGCAATTAGCGATTTTcttgtctccctctttgttgttgttgtgattttactgctctggccacTTTAACCCCCTACTTACGAAAAGCGCCACCCATTAaagtgtcgacgagtgatgtttcCAAAGTGCACTCGCAGTGCGGTGCAGGTTGGcagcatttttgtgttttttcgaTTGACgcagcctgggctgagccgaaaacccggatttttttttccggcacacAGACCCGACggctaacggacggtgaggaaggATTCtaattgctttagaatcgcttttACTGCCCCTTGAAGgacccacactgggatgacctggaatcgaaccccaaCCTTCTGTATCAAAGTCAGCGGGTGTAACCCgctaagctataccagctggATTAGTGAatttaagtccaatattcatTGTCCTCTCACCTCTTCTGTGGTCTCTGAGAAATATCAACATTAAAATCTGTCGCAGTAATCCCGTGTTCCTTTGTTCACGTGGCACGATGCGATCGCGTGTGTTCGCCGTCTTTCTCTTCAGCTTTACAGCTGATGGATATCTCGCCCTCGGGCTAAACGCCATTTCATGATACACAGCTCGTGAACGCGAGGGAGTGATTTCAGGCCAGGGACCTGTCCAAATGAGGGAGTGGCGGGCGGGACCGGCGATGCATCTTCTTCTGCCTTTAAggcataaaaatatatattgcgGCTATAAATAACCAGGCTGGGGAAAAGCTGTACCTTGTGATGCGGCGTGCCTCCAGGTGGCTTGGCgagtctctcctccttttcttcatcGGGGAGTAGGATTTGCGTCTTTGTCTCTTCCCACTGACTTTACGTGCATGCTTCGCGTCCGTCCGTCTTTTCGGGGCTCTCTTGCTGTGTCGCGTTCTGGGAGGCAGGCGATACGGTGGGAAAATGTGAAATCGCCAACGACGTAAACGTACACGTTCATTAGCGTGCAGCTGCAACATTGTTTGTAAAGTTCACCTGTCAGAGCTGTGTCTGGAGTAGTAGCTTCCTCTGGAGCTCAGGCTGGCCACGCTGCCTCGCCGCCTCAGGTCAGGCGAATAACTGGGAGAACGTGAGTACGAGCTGCGAGCGTGAAAAACGAGCAAAGCAGCAGATGGTTTGATTGCACAAAGGGTTGTAAATTCACAGATCAACAGGACAGGAACATCTCATCCCTTCCACAAACATGCTTCTCAAGCAGCGGAGAACTTTGAGTCTGAGACTTCTTCAACTCTGCTGGGACAAGGAACGCCTCAAGTTCTGAGAGTGGAAGTTCTCGCCATTTTGGAAGTTCCCTGTTATTATGTACATCGTGCACGCAGTCAACCCACCTGCAAGATGACGGGGACGGGCTTCGAGAGTAGTGTCCGGAGTATCTGGAACTCGCCGCggacctgctcctgctcctgctgctggacGACCGCGCTCTCAGCCGCCCGCGAGACGAcgcgctcctcttcctctttggaGGCCTCACAACCTCCATCCGACACCCCACGGTGATCTGCCCCCTAcgaaaaacaaccaaccaacaaacacatgaagacGCCTCCCCGCCTCGAGCGATGGAGCCCGAGCTGCTGCGTCCCGGGTTGTTTTTAAGGAACACTCTCCTTTATTGCGCCTCACgggatgaatatttcaaaaggGGAAACGGAGCGCGGAGACACAAGATAAACAGCCGGCAATTTTCCTCGGGAGCATTCGTTCAGATGGATTATTGACCGTGAACAAAACATTACCTCTTGCCGTTCCCACTGAAAAGGGTTGCAGACAAGCTGTCCTCCCTGTAAGGTTTGCATAAGGAAGTGTAGCTGGTCACAGAGTTTCCTGAATCCGACGCGTTGTCTCTGTCGGTGAACTTCAGCTTCTCCGGTGAGGCCGCGCGTTGGCAGGTGCTCCCCTTGTTGTCGGCGACGCTCGACAGGGAAACGCCGGTTTTGCTCGACAGCGGCGAAGACGTGTCATTCCCAGAATCGTAATCGTGCGGCCCCTCGGTCTGGCTCGACGAATGCTGCGGCCCTTTTCCGTGCGAGAGCTCGCCTCCAGGCTTTGACGACGAAatctgcaaacagacaaacgggCGGCGGCTTAAAACCAAGCGCGTCGCTGGTGAACGCAGCCTGTTGCCTGTTTTGATGCACTGAGAATACTCTAGCACAAAAGGCACATATATCCCTTGGAAACACAGAGAAGAGATTTctcttgctttttgtttttttatttctccctgGACAGAAAAACTTTGAAAGATATAAAGACATCATGCAAATTGCAAGCATGCGATTAACCCCCAGAAGAAAGTCGCTAAAGTCGGAGGAGAAATCAACAAGAGACAAATCCAGATAGAGCTAAGTCTAAAACTAAGTGTGAAAGGAacgacagagagcagaggagaaagaaaagctaCGTGGGGATAGATCTACTCATCGTCTCTAACTCgagtgaggagagaaagtgaaggatAGCCCCAATTGAAAAAAGACTTGTTTAAAGAACATTGAACAAACATCACATAAATGGGATATTACgtagaaatgaaaaaggattgcagacagagagagagagagagagagagagagagacagagaaccCATCAGTCTAACTAAGAAAAGCCCTCAGAACAGGACAGATGACTGTGATCTCTTTCGCCtgtgaaaaagtaaataattagCCTGCAACCGACCACCTACAGGTAAATCCCTGAGTCTGCGGATAGCATCCACTTACCAATCAAGATCTCCTCCTTAAGTAGGTAAGGTGtaagaaaaagggaagagcGGGCAACATAAGTGCATCATTAGAGTCGTGAATTGCAAGAAAAAGACAATAACCCTCTCTTCAAAACCCAGAGCCAGTGAAGACCTGTATCGGAACGTTTGAGGGCGTGCGAGCACAACTACTGCACGATACGGAATCGCCGAGGATCGCAGGCGGACTGATGTAACGGAATTATGATCTCTCTCTTTACTCATTGGCGACGAGACTCCCTGGAGGTTAATCCGGTCTGTCCTCTCCGAGATTTTTCCATTATCTGGTCCTACAGTGCGACACATCCGACCAACCCTGTGAGGAAATTAAACAagtctttgctctctctctcctaccaTCCTCTGTAGCCGCCGCATCTTACccaccatctgtgtgtgtgtgtgcgtgtgtgtgtgtgtgcgtgtgtgtgcgtgtgtgtgtgtgtgtgtgtgtgtgtgaagagatttcacttagagaaaaaaacatattttaaccAGAGACATTAATCAATGTCACCTCCAGATATTTTGATAAGACTCTGCTTCGAAAATATATTTGATCTCTGCCgtggtatttttttctccctcccagacgatttttgtttcctttcttttcgttttttgttGCCGccacaaaagaaagagaaaagttgaaatattttctaaTGAACCACATTCAACTCGTTTATTCATgttttgaggttgttgtttttttccagtcctGTCATACCTTCCTTTTCCTTTATGTTTtgcgtttttgttgttgtactgtTAATCAAAGTTCAGTCTGCATGATTGTTTTTTGAATtatgggcttttaaaaaaaatgcaaccacCACGAAACGCTCCTGATTCAGTAAAGCTGACCCCTTCAGTAACCGACGGTTGCGTCCTCCTGAAAGTCTTGGGGGCATTGAATGCCAAGCATGGTTCAAAATATGGATTCATTTATTGAATTTCAATTAAAACCCTGTGGtgtgtaattaaaaaacatctgtctgTGCAATTAGCATAATTTAATGATTGCTGGGGAGAAATTGAATACTTTCTATGCTCCAGTAAGCATGAGACAATGAGTTTAAGGCCATGGCTGTATTTATGAGGCTCTTTGGAAGAACATTACttaagagggggaaaaaatcaaccTGCAATAAACAGCAGAATTTTAAGATTCACAGTGTGTCGTGTggaagctgtcaatcaaactttaaagatgtttgttttcttttagtttcAGATCCAAACGAGATCTGAACAATTGAAACTGTCTGCTGGAATCATCAGCATAAAACTGATGCAATGACCagaggggacggaggagggacaaATTCTAATTGaaatatagttgttttttttcctgcttctgCTTCCTGTCGAAACAGGTTGAAAAAATATTAGTGTTTTTAGAGGTCATAAACCGAATGAGGTAGAAATTCTTGCTCACCCCTTTAAATTAGAGCCTGATCGATACCGATCTCATACCGATATTATGGAGACATTTCCAATGTTGATATATCAGCCAATACGTATATTTtaaaacagagaaatgtaattgaggcttgttAGTTTACAGTTTAACTATAAACTTGATTATAAATTACTataaatgaaaccaaaataCAACTATAACTAAGTATATAGAACGtgaattataaaaatatttctttcaatGTAAAACGTAAACATaaatgaacatattttcagcATTGTTTATACTTTAAAATTAAGGTATCagtgcaaacataaacactcatactgatatgtctgtgaaaggctcgtAACTGGTAAATCAATAAACCTATTCAGATCTATAAAGCTTTTCTATTGTTGTTTCATTCTAAAGGGGCAAATAAAAACTAATTATTCTTCATCTTTATGTCCCAGTTCAAACCCGTTCTCTTTTCAGATTAATTTGACAGGTGTATGAAGTGTAACCAATGCAAACCAAGGCAACATTTTCCCATttgcagtttgtctttgtggtgGAAACTAATGCTTTATGTTCCATCTCTAACTGCCCCCCAGTCTCAAAGAAAACTGCACTCTCATCCACTTTTCATATCCGACAATAAACTACTTCCTGCCATAATTTCACAAACAACCTCAGGACGGTaacaacactgttgttttttttcatcatttctattcattaaaaactaaacaaattcATCATTTCCTGTACGGCATTAATTGCATCATATTCTGAACGGTCTTAAACTACATCCTGTAGGAATCAAATGTACATCcggtcaacattttttttcgaATACTGACCACCATTACTGTGATGCACAGgttgttaaaaataattttaaaacacTGGCACTGAACAGAATATCAAATACCTTTAATAAGAGAGAACAAGTGGGTCGTGAGGAATACCTCtcgaaaataaaataatgattgtGTGACACTTTATTTCTCGACAGGAGGGAAAGTTAACTTTGAAAACACCGCGTTGACTTTGCAGTGGCATTGTTATGATTGTGCGGAGTCTTCTCTGccaaatgctgtttgtttttgaagacagaaaaaataagaattgaCGAAATAAAGAATTCATTAAATGAGGTCAGAGTCGGGCCACGTTCTGTATTTCTAATCTTGTTAATATTCAGCCCTCAGAGGACGGCTACATGGATTTCAAAAAGAATTGTCTGAGAAATATTAATGGCAAGATTATCTTTTTTTGATAATGATTTTCCAAACCCCGACCACCTGCACCTCACTGTTGGGATTTTTTACTGCGACCGACACCAATTCATTCTAACTGAGGAATGGAACAGAGCCACTGGCAGCATCGTCAGAGTCCTGCAGATACTTACGGTGGCGGTTGAGAGGATGGAGCGATATTTGGGAGCCGTTTTACACACTGATTTGGTTGCAGGTCTCCACTTCACGCCTTCCTCTCCGACAGCCGCCAGGCCTCCTACAGCCTGATGC
It includes:
- the srrm4 gene encoding serine/arginine repetitive matrix protein 4, with the protein product MQPPCSLQLGPCGAAPALGSQGGAGSLYQLEEKQLFEKFWRGTFKAVATPRPESVIVASITARRRVIGSETTACPPLAADEGKAADARVDTADRNGCIKGKGRKHHSRRRVRSPSFDEELSPRPKRKKRKRKSERKRKRKRSPSHSLSPPRKKKKKKKKSSKKSKRHRYTSKKSKHSSSSLKHKRKDERKHKKSSRTRPHRRRRYRRSESDSSCCHSSAEDRNYLHRSVVHQAVGGLAAVGEEGVKWRPATKSVCKTAPKYRSILSTATISSSKPGGELSHGKGPQHSSSQTEGPHDYDSGNDTSSPLSSKTGVSLSSVADNKGSTCQRAASPEKLKFTDRDNASDSGNSVTSYTSLCKPYREDSLSATLFSGNGKRGQITVGCRMEVVRPPKRKRSASSRGRLRARSSSSRSRSRSAASSRYSGHYSRSPSPSSCSSYSRSPSYSPDLRRRGSVASLSSRGSYYSRHSSDRTRHSKRAPKRRTDAKHARKVSGKRQRRKSYSPMKKRRRDSPSHLEARRITSARKRPIPYFRPSPSSSSRSTSVSSWSSLFTRSRSRSPIHSISRSRSRSQSYSSYSRYSRSSSFNSIFGTRSRSRSCGPANKRKKTRR
- the hspb8 gene encoding heat shock protein beta-8; protein product: MAEGDFYTMGNRQRFPRDPFGESPFGDQSPFRDQLASRFMEDDFGMSPFPDDLAMDWPGWARPGRLGARLGASPFSSTLRTGFPPRHSTGGPALYTSRYGESSPRSSPTSTTSSSSAAAAAAGGGEPWKVCVNVHSFKPEELNIKTRDGFVEVSGKHEEKQEEGGIVTKNFTKKIQIPLDVDPQAVFASLSPEGVLIIEARQTPPYYLFSDEGPQGGDAQEAEVPKPQEAAMV